One Pseudomonas lalucatii genomic window carries:
- a CDS encoding acyloxyacyl hydrolase, translating to MKKLFALAALAALTMGPAVAAQAADVTFAVGSTDESTMVYRLGTQFDFSSRWLESSTGHLGGYWDAGYTFWEGDETASNHSLSFSPVLVYEFAGDSVRPYIEAGIGVAFFSSTELEGSKLGSSFQFEDRLGVGLRFADQELGLRALHYSNAGLKAPNNGIEAYTLHYRMSF from the coding sequence ATGAAGAAGCTGTTCGCTTTGGCTGCCCTTGCAGCCTTGACCATGGGGCCGGCGGTGGCGGCGCAGGCCGCCGACGTGACGTTCGCCGTGGGCAGCACCGACGAATCGACCATGGTCTATCGCCTGGGCACCCAGTTCGATTTCAGCAGCCGCTGGCTGGAGAGCTCGACCGGCCACCTGGGCGGCTACTGGGATGCCGGCTACACCTTCTGGGAGGGCGACGAGACGGCCAGCAACCACAGCCTGTCGTTCTCCCCCGTGCTGGTCTACGAGTTCGCCGGCGACAGCGTGCGTCCCTATATCGAGGCCGGCATCGGCGTGGCCTTCTTCTCCAGCACCGAGCTGGAGGGCAGCAAGCTGGGCTCGTCCTTCCAGTTCGAGGACCGCCTCGGCGTCGGCCTGCGCTTCGCCGACCAGGAGCTCGGCCTGCGCGCACTGCATTACTCCAATGCCGGGCTCAAGGCGCCGAACAACGGCATCGAGGCCTACACCCTGCATTACCGCATGAGTTTCTAA
- a CDS encoding molybdopterin-synthase adenylyltransferase MoeB, with protein sequence MLNDEELLRYSRQILLQQIDVDGQLRLKHSRVLIVGLGGLGSPVALYLAAAGIGELHLADFDRVDLTNLQRQIVHDSLGIGQSKVDSAMARLAALNPQVRLQAHRSPLDADSLGAAVTAVDLVLDCCDNFATREAVNAACVAAGKPLVSGAAIRLEGQLSVFDPRRDDSPCYHCLYGHGSEAELTCSEAGVVGPLVGLVGSLQALEALKLLAGFGEPLIGRLLLVDALGSRFRELRVKRDPACAVCGSGRGE encoded by the coding sequence ATGCTGAATGACGAGGAATTGCTGCGCTACAGCCGGCAGATCCTGTTGCAACAGATCGATGTCGACGGCCAGCTGCGCCTCAAGCACAGCCGGGTGCTGATCGTCGGCCTCGGCGGCCTCGGCTCGCCCGTGGCGCTGTACCTGGCGGCGGCCGGGATCGGCGAGCTGCATCTGGCTGACTTCGACAGGGTCGACCTGACCAACCTGCAGCGGCAGATCGTCCATGACAGCCTGGGCATCGGCCAGAGCAAGGTGGACTCGGCCATGGCGCGGCTGGCGGCGCTCAACCCGCAGGTACGCCTGCAGGCCCACCGCTCGCCCCTGGACGCCGACAGCCTGGGCGCGGCGGTGACGGCGGTGGACCTGGTGCTCGATTGCTGCGACAACTTCGCCACCCGCGAGGCGGTCAATGCCGCCTGCGTCGCCGCGGGCAAGCCGCTGGTCAGCGGTGCGGCGATCCGCCTGGAAGGCCAGCTGTCGGTGTTCGACCCGCGGCGTGACGACAGTCCCTGCTACCACTGCCTGTACGGTCATGGCAGCGAAGCCGAGCTGACCTGCAGCGAGGCCGGGGTGGTCGGTCCGCTGGTGGGCCTGGTCGGCAGCCTGCAGGCACTGGAGGCGCTGAAGCTGCTGGCCGGCTTCGGCGAGCCGCTGATCGGTCGCCTGCTGCTGGTCGATGCCCTGGGCTCGCGCTTTCGCGAGCTGCGGGTCAAGCGCGATCCGGCCTGCGCGGTGTGTGGGAGCGGGCGTGGCGAATAA
- the murI gene encoding glutamate racemase has product MANNAPIGVFDSGVGGLSVLGEIRALLPAESLLYVADSGHVPYGEKSAEFIRERCRGIAAFLLGQGAKALVLACNTATAAGVAELRELYPQLPIIGMEPAVKPAAAATRSGVVGVLATTGTLKSAKFAALLDRFAGDVRVITQPCPGLVERIEAGELNGAATRALLQGYVAPLLAEGCDTLILGCTHYPFIKPLLRGLVPASTSLIDTGAAVARQLQRCLGERQLLAEGAPRAACFWSSGDTGRMQAVLPLLWGEAAAVHGF; this is encoded by the coding sequence GTGGCGAATAACGCGCCGATCGGCGTCTTCGACTCCGGCGTCGGCGGCCTCTCGGTGCTGGGCGAGATCCGCGCCCTGCTGCCGGCCGAGTCCCTGCTCTACGTGGCCGACAGCGGCCACGTGCCCTACGGCGAGAAGAGCGCGGAGTTCATCCGCGAACGCTGCCGCGGTATCGCCGCGTTTCTTCTCGGCCAGGGGGCCAAGGCGCTGGTGCTGGCCTGCAACACCGCCACCGCTGCCGGCGTGGCCGAGCTGCGCGAGCTGTACCCGCAGCTGCCGATCATCGGCATGGAGCCGGCGGTCAAGCCGGCCGCGGCGGCGACCCGCTCCGGCGTGGTGGGGGTACTGGCCACCACCGGTACCCTCAAGAGCGCCAAGTTCGCCGCGCTGCTCGACCGTTTCGCCGGCGATGTGCGGGTGATCACCCAGCCCTGTCCGGGGCTGGTGGAGCGCATCGAGGCCGGCGAGCTGAACGGCGCCGCGACCCGCGCGCTGCTGCAGGGCTACGTCGCGCCGCTGCTGGCCGAGGGCTGCGATACGCTGATCCTCGGCTGCACCCACTACCCCTTCATCAAGCCGCTGCTGCGCGGCCTGGTGCCCGCATCGACCAGCCTGATCGACACCGGCGCGGCGGTGGCCCGCCAGCTGCAGCGGTGTCTCGGCGAGCGGCAGCTGCTGGCCGAGGGGGCGCCGCGGGCTGCGTGCTTCTGGAGCAGCGGCGACACCGGGCGGATGCAGGCGGTGCTGCCGCTGCTGTGGGGCGAGGCGGCCGCGGTGCATGGGTTTTGA